A DNA window from Enterobacter cloacae subsp. cloacae ATCC 13047 contains the following coding sequences:
- a CDS encoding ATP-binding protein: protein MKVSFQIKLFVSLVVFFSVLFALLGGYYYVDVSRQLYQEMSARAKIQAEEIALIPSLRKEVEQKDINAIHDFMQKIATHSDASFIVIGDNKGLHLFHSVFADRVGHTLVGGDNEEVLRGKSTTTIRKGGLGISLRSKAPIFNDAGQVVGIVSVGYLTSYLETITVSKVVNILIAAVLLLLALFIFSWFFTRSIKKQIFSLEPREIGLLVRQQKAMMESIYEGVIAIDDERRIEVINQAARKLLGLSQPARELRGQLISEVIDPVPFFETQTMLAKDTHDEICRFNDLTVIASRVRIMLENSLQGWVITFRDRNEIDSLSAQLSQVKRYVDNLRIMRHEQLNRMTTLSGLLHMGRYEEAIGYIQAQSEHAQELLDFISSRFSSPTLCGLLLGKAARAREKGVELNFDPTCRLDRPFLALPEEALISIIGNLLDNAIEATQRSPLPHAPVEVLIKLSEQELIIEVADQGVGIKPEIRDRIFERGITTKTRGDHGIGLYLIESYVTQAGGAIEVADNTPRGAIFSLFIPAT, encoded by the coding sequence ATGAAAGTATCGTTTCAGATTAAGCTGTTTGTTTCGCTGGTTGTCTTTTTCTCAGTGCTTTTTGCTTTACTGGGCGGATATTATTATGTCGACGTTAGCCGACAGCTTTATCAGGAAATGAGCGCACGCGCAAAAATACAGGCGGAAGAGATCGCCCTTATTCCGTCATTACGAAAAGAGGTCGAACAAAAAGATATCAACGCCATTCACGATTTTATGCAGAAAATAGCCACCCACAGTGATGCCAGTTTTATTGTGATTGGCGATAACAAAGGGCTGCATCTGTTTCATTCCGTTTTTGCGGACAGAGTGGGCCATACGCTGGTCGGCGGAGACAACGAAGAAGTCCTGCGCGGTAAAAGCACCACCACCATCCGCAAGGGAGGATTAGGCATTTCGCTGCGCAGCAAAGCGCCCATTTTTAACGATGCCGGTCAGGTAGTGGGGATTGTCTCGGTAGGCTATCTCACCAGCTATCTTGAAACCATCACCGTCAGTAAAGTGGTTAACATCCTGATCGCCGCCGTACTGTTACTGCTTGCCCTCTTTATCTTCTCCTGGTTCTTTACCCGCAGTATCAAGAAGCAGATTTTCTCCCTGGAGCCGCGAGAGATTGGTCTGCTGGTGCGCCAGCAGAAGGCGATGATGGAGTCCATTTATGAAGGGGTGATCGCCATTGACGATGAACGGCGAATAGAAGTGATTAACCAGGCGGCACGCAAACTGCTGGGCCTGAGCCAGCCGGCCCGGGAACTGCGCGGGCAGCTGATAAGCGAAGTAATCGATCCTGTTCCGTTCTTCGAAACACAAACGATGCTCGCCAAAGATACCCATGACGAGATTTGCCGCTTTAACGATCTCACGGTGATCGCCAGCCGGGTGCGCATCATGCTTGAGAACTCTCTGCAGGGCTGGGTGATCACCTTCCGCGATCGCAACGAGATCGACTCGCTCAGCGCCCAGCTCAGCCAGGTCAAACGCTATGTTGATAACCTGCGCATTATGCGTCACGAGCAGCTGAACCGGATGACCACTCTCTCCGGCCTGCTGCATATGGGCCGCTACGAGGAGGCGATTGGCTACATTCAGGCGCAGTCGGAACACGCTCAGGAGCTGCTGGACTTTATCTCTTCGCGCTTCAGCTCCCCGACACTGTGCGGCCTGCTGCTGGGGAAAGCCGCGCGGGCGCGGGAGAAAGGCGTCGAGCTGAACTTCGACCCGACCTGTCGTCTGGACAGACCGTTCCTGGCGCTGCCTGAAGAGGCGCTGATTTCTATCATTGGCAACCTGCTGGATAACGCCATTGAAGCGACCCAGCGCTCGCCGCTTCCGCATGCACCTGTGGAAGTGCTGATAAAACTGAGCGAACAAGAACTCATCATCGAAGTGGCCGATCAGGGCGTGGGCATTAAACCGGAGATCCGTGACAGGATATTTGAGCGCGGCATCACCACCAAAACGCGCGGCGATCACGGCATTGGTTTGTATCTGATCGAAAGCTATGTCACACAGGCTGGCGGTGCAATTGAGGTTGCCGATAACACGCCGCGGGGGGCGATTTTCTCACTGTTTATCCCCGCCACGTGA